The following are from one region of the Bradyrhizobium sediminis genome:
- the rpmI gene encoding 50S ribosomal protein L35, whose protein sequence is MPKLKTKSGAKKRFKVTATGKVMHAQRGKRHGMIKRTKKQIRQLRGTRVLFKTDGDNIKKYFLPNA, encoded by the coding sequence AGTCAGGCGCCAAAAAGCGCTTCAAGGTGACTGCCACCGGCAAAGTGATGCACGCCCAGCGCGGCAAGCGCCACGGCATGATCAAGCGGACGAAGAAACAGATTCGTCAGCTCCGCGGCACCCGCGTGCTGTTCAAGACCGACGGCGACAACATCAAGAAATATTTCTTGCCGAACGCCTGA